The DNA region GCCACATCTTAGTGTTCATTGCATTCCCATACCCAATGAATGTGGTGAGGTCGCTCCATTCTATTTCAAGAAAGCCATTGAGGAATCGGAGCAGGAATGGTGTATTAATAAGCAACTGGTTACATTAAAGGCGCAGAAATCTCTGCGTTCCTCCATACCCAAAGGTTTGCCCTACATCTGGGTACATTTTGGCATGGATACAGGCTTTGCCCATGTTATCGAAGATCAGGATCGTTTCCCAAACAATTTTGTGCAGGAAATCATTGGCGGAATGTTGGAATTAAATCCAAATGCTTGGCGGAAGCCACGCAAAGAGCAAAACATCATAGCCAAAGTTAAATCACTGGCTGACAAATGGAAAAACTATGATTGTACAGAGTCATAGCGTTAgagaaatacataaaaaaaaaaatagtaggTTAGTATTGTAACTTTAATTATAGAATATCCGCATTGAATAGACACAAATATACAATACCGAAGAGAACGTTTTCCTTAAATAATGATTTACCAGAAACGAACACactaaaaatttgtaattgtaaaaattaaaaattgcgcCGATCAATTTCACCTGATAACCCAGTGTTGGAAAACACTGACAGCACAATAGTTGCGGCTCGTGTTTATCGATTAACGATGTGCATGTGACAACTCTGTGACAAGCGCAGCCAACTTCATGCTGCCTGTTCTTTTTTCCGGTTGACTTTAACGAGAGAGGTTGGATTCGCGTTTTATTTAagtgaaaatttatattttttgttgtttatttatcTGAGAATGCGCTGCTTCAACAGCTGGTGAATGCaagaatgaatgaattgaTTTACAGCTCAAGTACCCTCAAGAAATATACAATTCAACACattgcaaaagcaaaaaccaatttttttttgttgtctcgaAAGAAGAGTGTGtgcatgtgtttgtgtgtgcgtgtgtgtgccaGTGCCAGTGTGTAAAATTGGCGTATAAGCAAcgtgtttttttatttggcgtattttaaattttttgttttttttttgttactcgtTTATGGGATTTTCAAATGTTCTGCTATTCATACTCTTTGTTCTCTATATTCACAGATGCCTGGAGTGACAGTGAAAGATATTGACCAGCATGCCGTTACCAAGGCTGTGGCCGTCTTCCTAAAGAAGTGAGTTCCGATTTAATTACTCCCCTTGCTCCCACTTACTACCTAACCTCACATTTGTTTTGCAGGACTGGCAAGTTGAAGGTGCCCGATCAGATGGACATCATCAAGACTGCCAAATTCAAGGAATTGGCTCCCTACGATCCCGATTGGTTCTATGTGCGTTGCGCCTCCATTCTGCGCCACTTGTACCATCGTAGTCCAGCTGGTGTTGGCTCGATCACCAAAATCTATGGTGGACGCAAGCGCAACGGTGTCCATCCCTCGCATTTCTGCCGTGCCGCTGATGGTGCTGCCCGCAAGGCTCTCCAGGCTTTGGAACATGCCCGCCTAGTTGAGAAGCACCCCGAAGGTGGCCGCAAGCTCAGTTCAACTGGTCAGCGTGATTTGGATCGCATTGCCAACCAAATTGTGGTCAAGCAGCGCGATGCTGCCAAGCAGACGGGTCCCATTGTTATTTCCAAGTAAACCACTCGCGCCCTGGAGATGGACATTTTATGGATCGAAGTTTGAGATGAGAAAAATCAATCTTTTTAGACTTCTTACCTTAACGTAagcgtttttttgtttacacgATGCAAAGacgaaaaaataaagaaagtaCCCAAATACACAAAAGTCTACAAAAGAAATGTGTTAATCTGATTTCTTGCAGGTGGAAGAGCTTCAGTAATTTGCTGGAAGAACCTCCAAGACTCTTTAAAAGTTTCCAATTTTTGTGAGCTACGCAAACCTATTTTTTTATGTGTCTATAACAGAAAATCTGCTCTATGATTCAGTAACACAGAATAAAAAGCACATAGATGAATGATCTATAATTCAACCAATATTTTTCGTGGTTTAGTTTTATATAACATTCTCTATATAATCGAACTAACTCAAATTTCTGTATCATATTACTGGATAACATCTCAATGAATATTGTTTCAATGGGGTTATATGATGTCCAGGTCTGCGTTGGATCAATATGCCAAGAACCGGCACACTACAAATGATCACTGGCTCAAAAAGATTTGATTATCAATCAGTTAATGGCTTAAAGCAAATTTTCGAATCCAAATGCGTTATTTTACAGATTATAGACAACTCAAAGAGCTATGTCGGTATTGCACACATAGGcataaatttgattaaatgaaattaaattacttaaaaactttatatgattttaaAGTTTATTAAGAATGTATACAGGTATGCATGTTTGTGTAGTGGGCATGTTGTGGTGCTCTTACAGTACATGATTTAGTGGGTTATCAGGAGGAGCCTTAACGCTAGATTACATTTAACATGATCTATCCATGAGGTTGATTTTGGGGATTTCTGTATTCATGTGTGCTACACTCTGTCCAGGGCCTCGACCATGAC from Drosophila willistoni isolate 14030-0811.24 chromosome XL unlocalized genomic scaffold, UCI_dwil_1.1 Seg141, whole genome shotgun sequence includes:
- the LOC6648986 gene encoding 40S ribosomal protein S19a: MPGVTVKDIDQHAVTKAVAVFLKKTGKLKVPDQMDIIKTAKFKELAPYDPDWFYVRCASILRHLYHRSPAGVGSITKIYGGRKRNGVHPSHFCRAADGAARKALQALEHARLVEKHPEGGRKLSSTGQRDLDRIANQIVVKQRDAAKQTGPIVISK